A genomic region of Christiangramia sp. OXR-203 contains the following coding sequences:
- a CDS encoding Hpt domain-containing protein, with protein sequence MKENPNLNYLYRLSGGDKEFENKLLDIVKKEFPEEEAVYQENIKQSNFLDAASNVHKLKHKISILGLEEGYRFAEIYEEELRKNDPKKHNSFTEILQTMGDYIEKF encoded by the coding sequence ATGAAAGAAAACCCAAATTTAAACTACCTGTATAGGCTATCTGGCGGAGATAAAGAGTTCGAAAACAAACTCTTAGATATTGTCAAAAAAGAATTCCCGGAGGAAGAAGCGGTTTACCAAGAAAATATAAAGCAGAGTAATTTTCTAGATGCTGCCTCCAATGTTCATAAACTTAAGCACAAAATTAGTATTTTAGGCCTTGAAGAAGGTTATCGCTTTGCGGAAATCTATGAAGAAGAACTCCGTAAGAATGATCCTAAAAAGCATAATAGTTTTACAGAGATCCTTCAGACCATGGGCGATTACATTGAAAAGTTTTAA
- a CDS encoding mannose-1-phosphate guanylyltransferase, producing the protein MKIHNYAIIMAGGVGSQSWPASKQCCPKQFQDILGSGKTLIQNTFDRLKSFIPAENILVLTNTIYKEIVMEQLPEISGSQVVLEPIMRNTAPAILLAAMKIHNRDPEARMLVAPCDHWIQEESLFEQDMCMAFEEAEKGKRLITFGIKPHFPNTRYGYIQYDDKGNEQIYHVQRFTEKPDFQTAQNFMNQGNYLWNSGIFVWKAQTILNKFEILLPDMFRLFKVGEGFYNKPHETNFLRSHYQYAENISVEYAIIEHSEEVMVIPLSFSWNDLGAWGSSENEFRGYGKSKTVVNTKFIPVEASGKIIRTEGNKMVLVDGLQDYMILENDEVLLIVPKEKEQRHKHIRNEVIERYGVQFI; encoded by the coding sequence ATGAAAATTCATAACTACGCAATAATCATGGCTGGTGGGGTTGGAAGTCAATCCTGGCCCGCATCCAAACAATGCTGTCCTAAACAATTTCAGGATATTCTTGGAAGTGGTAAAACGCTTATTCAAAACACTTTTGATCGTTTGAAGAGTTTTATTCCGGCTGAAAATATTCTTGTACTTACTAATACAATTTACAAGGAAATCGTAATGGAGCAGTTGCCGGAAATTTCAGGTTCGCAGGTAGTACTTGAACCAATTATGAGAAACACTGCTCCAGCTATCTTACTTGCAGCTATGAAGATACATAATCGTGACCCCGAGGCCAGGATGTTGGTGGCTCCATGTGATCACTGGATCCAGGAAGAAAGTTTGTTTGAACAGGACATGTGCATGGCTTTTGAAGAAGCTGAAAAAGGAAAAAGACTGATAACTTTTGGTATCAAGCCCCACTTTCCTAATACCAGGTATGGCTACATACAATATGATGATAAGGGAAATGAGCAGATATACCACGTTCAAAGATTTACAGAAAAACCAGATTTCCAAACTGCCCAGAATTTTATGAACCAGGGAAATTATCTATGGAATAGTGGGATATTCGTTTGGAAAGCACAAACCATCCTGAACAAATTTGAGATACTACTTCCGGATATGTTCAGATTATTCAAAGTTGGTGAGGGCTTTTATAACAAACCACACGAGACAAATTTTCTGAGAAGTCATTATCAATACGCTGAAAATATCAGTGTCGAATACGCAATCATTGAACATTCAGAAGAAGTGATGGTTATTCCCTTATCTTTCTCCTGGAACGATCTTGGAGCATGGGGTTCTTCAGAGAACGAATTTCGCGGTTATGGCAAATCTAAGACGGTGGTAAACACGAAATTCATACCCGTTGAAGCCTCAGGTAAAATTATTAGAACTGAAGGTAATAAGATGGTTTTAGTCGATGGATTGCAGGACTACATGATCCTAGAAAACGATGAAGTGCTACTTATTGTTCCGAAGGAAAAGGAACAACGGCATAAACATATCAGGAACGAGGTTATAGAACGCTACGGTGTTCAATTTATCTAA
- a CDS encoding LytTR family DNA-binding domain-containing protein, giving the protein MKCLVIDDEATARMIISQLIDTHKELNLVGEFSNAMQAIKYLNQNPVDLIFLDIHMPDFTGFDFIQTLINPPNVILTTSDRSFAIEAFEYDCIVDYMVKPITPERFKKAVQKAKNAKPARQSIPEPTEINSDVNKTDNDLYVNIDRRLIKIDIPSIYLVEAKGDYIQIKTFEKNYTVHSTLKKIENKLPEDLFLKVHRSFVINTKHIIDIEDNSVLIEKDVVPVSRSNRPELIKRLNLL; this is encoded by the coding sequence ATGAAATGTTTAGTAATTGACGATGAGGCTACGGCCAGAATGATTATAAGTCAGCTTATAGATACTCATAAGGAACTCAACCTTGTTGGTGAGTTCTCCAATGCTATGCAGGCGATCAAATATTTAAACCAAAATCCGGTAGATCTTATATTTCTGGATATCCATATGCCAGACTTTACTGGATTCGACTTTATTCAAACTTTGATAAATCCTCCAAATGTAATTCTTACGACTTCAGACAGGAGCTTTGCAATAGAAGCTTTTGAATATGACTGTATTGTAGATTATATGGTGAAACCAATAACTCCGGAACGTTTTAAGAAGGCTGTTCAAAAAGCTAAAAATGCTAAACCTGCCAGACAGTCTATTCCAGAGCCAACAGAAATTAATTCAGATGTTAACAAAACTGACAATGATCTGTATGTGAATATTGACCGTAGGCTAATCAAAATCGATATTCCAAGTATATACCTGGTGGAAGCCAAAGGTGATTATATACAAATTAAAACATTCGAAAAGAACTACACTGTTCATTCTACCCTGAAAAAGATCGAAAACAAGTTGCCTGAAGATCTCTTCCTGAAAGTGCACAGATCTTTTGTGATTAATACCAAGCACATTATTGATATTGAAGACAATAGCGTTCTAATAGAAAAAGATGTTGTTCCGGTTAGCCGTAGCAATCGCCCGGAACTTATAAAAAGATTGAACCTGCTTTAG